GGGAGTTTGCTTTGCCATCATTGCAGGCATAAGCCAATCCTATTAACATTATAAACATCGCCAAAAATGACATTTGACGGATATAGAAAATATTATTCATAAAATTCACTGCTTTATTTGTGTAAGAAACGCAAAGTGCTTGAAGTTATTTTAATCAAATGGAGTGCAAAATTAGGAGAATATGCCGATTTCACTAAACAATTAGCAGGCACTTTTTTTTGAAGCGTCCAAAATTTCGGATTTTAACTCATTTACCCTCCACTAAAACTGCTTATATTATCGAATCTGCACTACCTTATGAAAGAGAAGTTGACGGTAGGTAGGTATATAAAATACAAAATTCAAGCGTCTTGATATAAGAGCTTGAATTTTGTATTTATTCAATATAACAAACTTCAACGTTTATTGGTTACTATTAATCATCCGAATTGTTGTTTTCGGTATCTCTATATGTATTGTCTTGAGGCTTGTCTGAAGAGCTATTTCGATCACTTCGTTTATAATATTTTTTCTTTTCATAAGGTCTGTCAGACGGACGATCTTGGTCTCTATTGTTATAACTCCTATCATTGTTGTAAGGTCTGTTGTAAGATGGTCGATCTCGGTCATATCCTCTATTGTTGTCGTAAGGTTTGTCATAGCTCCTATTTCGATCACTATTGTAGTCACGATTACGATTGTCGCTATTATCTCTATTGTCACGATTATAGCGAGGAGTATAGCCATCATTTCGAGATCGGTAGTTGTCATTTCGAGGACGGTAGCCGCCACCATTGCTATCAGAACGGCTGTGACGTGGCTTGTATTTGGGCACATAAGGTATAATGGGTTCATCTTCTCCGTACAATGTAAC
The Chitinophagales bacterium genome window above contains:
- a CDS encoding TIR domain-containing protein translates to MRTKVFVSYRKEDEKYFRKIRKWAINQDFGEFDIFMTSSFDKGMRTRTGKLIKGRLEQKIHEAKFIVVIVGDENESHPWRKMDEMAVQKNKKRFYMRIPYTSDGLPPEFEEFQQLAYNPNAIEKLMRDWVTLYGEDEPIIPYVPKYKPRHSRSDSNGGGYRPRNDNYRSRNDGYTPRYNRDNRDNSDNRNRDYNSDRNRSYDKPYDNNRGYDRDRPSYNRPYNNDRSYNNRDQDRPSDRPYEKKKYYKRSDRNSSSDKPQDNTYRDTENNNSDD